A single Cucumis melo cultivar AY chromosome 4, USDA_Cmelo_AY_1.0, whole genome shotgun sequence DNA region contains:
- the LOC127148800 gene encoding uncharacterized protein LOC127148800 has protein sequence MWLIPVLHSHVVGASLGYYLEYIVPLAKSFQDESCKVKKITLCKNQRTCARNLWKLLPAFCCHPTGMHRRIGMLSELLITLLKEDSFMHEDIAAALQINTRTSYNQLELDEV, from the exons ATGTGGTTGATACCAGTTCTACATAGTCATGTTGTTGGAGCATCACTTGGATATTATCTAGAATATATTGTGCCCCTTGCAAAATCTTTTCAGGACGAGAGTTGTAAAG TTAAGAAGATTACGTTGTGTAAAAATCAACGGACATGTGCTCGTAATTTGTGGAAATTACTACCTGCTTTTTGCTGCCATCCTACTGGTATGCACCGAAGAATTGGAATGCTTTCTGAACTTTTAATTACACTTCTTAAAGAAGACTCCTTTATGCATGAAGATATTGCTGCTGCCTTACAG ATTAATACAAGGACCTCATACAATCAACTCGAGTTGGATGAAGTGTGA